From a region of the Physeter macrocephalus isolate SW-GA unplaced genomic scaffold, ASM283717v5 random_235, whole genome shotgun sequence genome:
- the LOC102994074 gene encoding interferon lambda-4-like translates to MGPRGAAAVAVGLWVLVTVGVAPDPEVVEPPRRLLSHYRSLDPRALLAIKALRDRYEEETLSWRPRNCSFRRRRDPPRPSSRALLRQVARGLADAQDVLSGLPSPELFPGVGPTLELLAAAGRDVAACLELVRPGSRRTSVRRPRRRPQTRTAGSPRCHEATVIFNLLRLLAWDLRLVAHSGPCL, encoded by the exons ATGGGGCCGCGTGGCGCAGCCGCGGTGGCCGTGGGGCTGTGGGTCTTGGTGACGGTGGGCGTGGCGCCGGACCCCGAGGTGGTGGAGCCTCCGCGGCGCCTCCTCTCACACTACCGCTCCCTGGACCCCCGGGCGCTGCTGGCCATCAAGGCACTGAGGGACCGCTAT GAGGAAGAGACGCTGAGCTGGAGGCCGCGCAACTGCTCGTTCCGCCGGAGGAGGGACCCTCCGCGGCCTTCC TCCCGTGCGCTGCTCCGCCAGGTGGCCCGCGGCCTCGCCGACGCCCAAGACGTGCTGAGCGGCCTGCCGAGCCCCGAGCTGTTCCCCGGCGTCGGCCCGACCCTGGAGCTGCTGGCGGCCGCGGGGCGGGACGTGGCGGCCTGC CTCGAGCTGGTCCGGCCAGGCTCCCGGAGGACGTCCGTGCGGCGGCCCAGGAGGCGTCCCCAAACTCGCACGGCT GGCTCGCCTCGGTGCCACGAAGCCACCGTCATCTTCAACCTCCTGCGCCTGCTCGCGTGGGACCTGCGGCTGGTGGCGCACTCGGGTCCTTGTCTGTGA